The window TTCCATGTCTATTATGAAGTCTCTAAGGGTATGGAATACAACTTTGTGTTAATCCCAGTACATCCTTATTAGGActttattaacaaatttatttactaTTTCAATGCATCTCCAATCATTTTTGATTAGCTTTGATACTAATGCAATGAGTTACGCATTCTTTATCACAAAACCCTGGTAAAGGAGATCAGTTTtgtgacatttattttttctctaaatcatttttcatatttatatttgtattttcaatatgaatgaagaatgattatcatttattctaaGAACTTCAATGTAATtttcagtgtacatgtattatgaatgcAGAGTTCATTAAAGCTATGTGTATACCGTGAGCAGTTCTTCGTTCATCAGTGGGATGATGGTGTTCAGTCCGAACAGCACAACGTCCGAGGCGGACACCTGTCCTCCATTCTCCGGGAACACTTCCTCTGCTGTAAAGAGCAAATAATATCTACTTTACACCCTATCTATTATCAACTGTACTGTCTCTACAGATAAACACCCAGTAGAGAGGAAGCATAGAAATCTACTATAGcagtacacatgtacatgtaccgtatATGCTATACACTTGAATGTCTAAAGATCTCTTGATGAATACCacaatatatcattttaaagtaaaGTAATACTTAAATCAAACAATCAACAGGCATTGAGCGGTTAAATTACCCGTAAGTTTTACACTTCGCAggcatttgaaataaataaaatatacacatactcatatgaatattaataatagATCACTCTACAGTTCTAAAGCTTCCACAAAATCTCCACACCTACACACATGTACACGTCTGATGTGCTTGCAATTGTAAGATCCATGGAACAGATGACCAGATTTAAGAATACCTGTTCTATATCATTAGTGAAGAATACATACCTGGGTCACTGAAGTCCATGAAGTCCTTAGACAGGAGGTTGGTCAGGAGTTCCATCATCAGCAGAATGTCATTGTACCTCTCCTCCTCCTCATCATCACCCACAGTCCGACGACCTGCAATGGTACACAATTATAGATGCAGTGGgttgaattataatttttctgCAATCAATATCTGAGTACTGTAgattaggaaaatatcatgtAGTATCATGTTTATTTTAAGAGCACTTTCCGTAGATTATTAGAGGGAAATTCATTTTACTGTGAAATCTAAATAATGCATCTAATCGTGTGAATTTCTACCACTATATTTATGTATATGTCCACAATGTCCACAGTAAGCATAAAATCAAAAGGATTGTGACTTCACGATAAGCAATCCAAATAAAACTCATCAACATGAACAATTCAAACAATACATGACCTGAACTATTTCTATTTAACATTATCATGTCAGCATCTAATGTAGCATCTACAGACATTTTTGTTTGACCTACCCAAATTGTGCTTGGAGTACATCTGTATGGCCGACAAACACAGTTCGTACAGTTTCCTGGAGTTGGCCTGTAAAAAGATTATCATAAATGACAATTCTTTCATTATTAAATTCTGAataatatttgcaattttaataaacaaaaggTTTTATGTGTAAATTGTATATAATTGTGGTGCattttagataaaagaaatatattttacatgcatataaacACAGTTGTGTAATTTGTGCTGCCCATGATATACCATATACAGGTACAATATTACATGACAGTGCATACAATAACATATTTCACATTTAAGACATTTTAAGTGCTTACAATTACACGTTTTACATGACAGTAAACACTGATGCATGGTTTACCTCCCCTAGGTAACACAGCTGTTTCTGTACCACTTCGTTGATCAACTCAATTATCAAAGGCACCACGTCCTCACAGTTATGGTAAACATCTGTACAAAGGAAAtactttcattattttatcTTCATGAAAGTCTTCCTTTTCTAAATACAAACTGCAGACAACTTTACAACAGGCTAAAAGACTGAACAGACTAGTCCTTCAGaaagttagatttatctcaacAATAAACTACCAGgtatataaacaaataatgGTGATTGATGGTACTTGTACCATATGTATCAGTAGAAAAATGTTCATAAGGAAACACACCTAGTAATCTCACACAGTCCTGTAAAATGGGAAGGAAGAAACTGAACAGTCGTTGTAGGTTATCGATGCGAGTCCCCTCGGCGACCCCACAGAGAGACTCCAATATAGTGATCAGTGCTGTCTTTATTCCTACGAGCTGGGCCACTCGAGGGAAATTCTCCTGAGAAACGATGTGGTGAAATCTGTCGTGGAGGGACTTCAAAACCTGAAACATTGAATCATTTACTGCATAATTTAGATTTTACCTTGTTGGCTAGATTGATGATTTCATTAAGCAACATTTACActttgaatttttgtatgaattttattgatgccagataattacataaaaattctttttaacaaattcagAAACATGCTACACTAAACAGTTGATTTTTCTATACTAAACAcagaattttaaaagcattgaaTTTTGAAGGCTTTGAAAGTAACTTACACAATTCCAGTAGTTTTCTTTGAGATTATCCTCTACCCCAGATCCAGCCAATACCAAAGCTTTTAACAAACTGCGCCTGGGTTTGGATGGCAGCAGACTGAGAGGAGGCTGATGATTGGATTCTTGTTTGGCAATATTCCAGAGCAGGTCACTCTTTGTCAGGAAAATAGCTCTGCAAACAAATTACAAGtgcataaatttcaaaaaattcattttcaatattacagtaaaatgcattgaaaattaaaaatatgtataaatctcaaaacaaattaaagcaggccaaaaaaaaattacatgtatagaaaacaaTCCGTCCTATATCAGTTTCAGTATTTAATGATACATCAGTACGcaataaaagtatataaatataacagtaaaacacagttacaataaattatataagcaaatCACTGCTTACAGCAAAGTCAATTTTATTCCTTGAGACCTATATCATATTTAAGACTAATTCATTATGAAGAAttacaaatcaaaattgtttaccAGTACCCCTTGCACTTTGCAATAAGCTTGTTAACCATGAGTAAAAATTCCTTACTTTGGTCGCTGATCTACGAGGGACACCAGTAACTGAAGCGTGTCCTCTAAAAGGCTTATCTCTGATGTCCACAGAGCCAAGTTGGAGATAATCTTGTCCAGTAAAAATGATACGGTCCACTGAGCACCGTCTGTGTCCCTCCCAAAGGAGGCAGAAATTGCGGGGCTTATCTAtcaatgaaaacacaaagattagtttcatttgattcaaatattaatacatgtcTTATTTTACTgcatataatgaaaatttaactcaATTTATAAGGTGTTTTTGAccaaaaagtttttttgtttgattaaaaaagaattttttttaaacaatctaCAGAAACTAGTGATATCAAATGTGTTTGTTAAAAGGCACTCATACTACACGTATGAACgtgattaaaatcagaaaacacACACATTCAAAATTAACTCTTAGACTTGTGTCCCATATTGAGATGTTAGATGTACATGTCTGTGAATAATCAAACACTGGACTTTACACATTTATTTCCAAATAGTACTACAACAAAGGACGTCTAAGGTGACCTACATTTGTGTAGTAGGTTTCATCGGGCAGCAGGTAGGCACGGCACCACCTCCAGAGGAAACACATGACAGAGCTGCCCACCTGTGGACTGAGGGCCTCGCTCAGCTTGGCACTGATGGCCTGCTTCTCCACTTCACACAGCCGAAACACTGCAGATATCAACCTGTTGGTCAGAATAGAACAGAAATTATATATTGTTCTCACTTTTATAAAGTAGAAAAACTCATAAATAACATCTTTAAACCCataatcattatacatgtagtataggACTATGTGTGACTAACAGTTTATCCAATATCCAAGCTGATTAAAACACAACAACCATTCTTTACACAAACTAAAGTGCAGACTCTTTTAAAGGCGATGTAGAAAAATTTAGATCCTTTACAAAACCCTgtagaaattatatacatgtactgtagattcctaattaaatgcgaggaaataatatctgtgtaaaatcgcgagaagcacatctcgcgaattttaaaatctcgcttttattttccTGACATATGTACACTTCATGaaactataataaaaatttggcattcgcgattttatgttctcgcaatttgatgaAAAACAGTTGAATCGCGAAATTAAGTActcgtgtaaaataaggaatctacagtatgacAAACCAAagcatgtacagtgtacattcaacacaatatttccttttataaaaAAACCATAACACACCTTATAACAGGGTCTGTGGAGTGATCGCTGCCAGGAATACTCTCTACACTCTGACTGGGAGATGCCAAAACCTTCAGGGTGGTGGACAGGTCAGTCTTCTTGGTTTGACTAATGGAATAGTCCATGATATCAGAGGGAATCATGGGGGTTTCTCCTTCACATTCCTCTGTCAACACATGGGCTGTGAAAACATAGTTGAGCTTAGAATAGTACTATAATAATGATACTTTGTACATGAATGTTTTGATGGTAAATGATTATCATGATATAGGCTCAAATTCCCTTGGCTTCAAATGTGGGATACAGCTATGCCTGTTTCATCAATGAACTGTTTAGTTTTAATGGAAAGGGCATGGACTCAGCTATTGTTTCTTCTCTATAAAATTGCATATGCTTTTAGTCCTTTTTTTAAATGGCCATATCTGAATTCATAATCAAAGATTgcaatttaatgaattttccCCAGGTGACTTACTGGTAATTAGGACAAGCCAGTGTAAATCCTCATACAGAGAGTTGAGGTGGGTGGTGTCCAGTTGACAGTTCTGATTGGCTGATGTCTGCTGCTGTAGTCTCTGGAGGTGACCTTGTAACCTACTGACCCGATTCTCAAGGATTCTGAAATTTACAACAGACATGACTGCAGTCTGCAAATAAAACTGACTGCTTTAAAGTTGACAGTGTTGTCAGAGAGCATATAGTTAAGATACACTGaaatattaatacaaatatttacatctctTACTTCACAATCAATATATCTATGCATGTATGTCAAATTGAAAGTATAGTTTAAGAATACAATTTTTCACAACAGACATACTTTGCCAGAAGTGGAACACAGTGCTCCGGTGCCAGCCTTCCCAGAATTCCTATACTACATAGCTGGTCAGCGAACCTGTCCCGATCATCCTCCTCGATCTCGTCAACTTCATCTGTGTCTGTGTAAGCATCCATCCCATTCTAAACAAAAATACCAATCAGTGTTGAATACTGTCAGGGAACTAAATTCACAGATCTCATGGGTATCCTTTTGTACACACAGATTAAGGTATTCACATGTACCGTATAACTATATTTATAAACTACATGACACTGTATATTACAAATGTACTatctaataataaaatttatttatgtactTCAGAGAAAATTGTCAGTCTATAAAATTCTATGAAGATGTAAATCTAGAAAAGTCTTATGAAATTTATCAACTCCACTTAAATATTCACAATGAATCCAAAACAACCCTAAAAATCCTGATTGCCAAGCTCGAGTGCATGTTTACACTTTCCATTAGAAAAGCGTTTCCAATGCTTCAAAAGAAGACTATAACATGTGCTTAGTCCCAATCAGTAACAGATTCTAACTACATTTATACCTTTATCGTATAGGTAAGTTACCTGTATCCTGGTTCCCTCGGGGGCACTGATGTGACACTGTACGTAGGTGTTAAACACCTCCTGGGACTGGGGGAAGAGGACCTCTACAGGTAAGTCCTTCATGTTAGTGACCAGGTCCATCCAGGTGTCCAGCATCTTCTCATAGGCCTCCATGTATAGGGTGTCGTCTCTGTGTAACTAATGTAAACATACAATGTAATCATAGGCCTCCATGTATAGCATGTCATCTCTGTGTAACTAATGTGAACATACAATGTAATCATTGGCCTCCATGTATAGCGTGTCATCTCTGtgtaactaatgtaaacaaacaatgtAATCATAGGCCTCCATGTATAGCATGTCATCTCTGtgtaactaatgtaaacaaacaatgtAATCATTGGCCTCCATGTATAGCATGTCATCTCTGtgtaactaatgtaaacaaacaatgtAATCATAGGCCTCCATGTATAGCATGTCATCTCTGtgtaactaatgtaaacaaacaatgtAATCATAGGCCTCCATGTATAGCGTGTCATTTCTGtgtaactaatgtaaacaaacaatgtAATCATAGGCCTCCATGTATAGCATGTCATCTCTGtgtaactaatgtaaacaaacaatgtAATCATAGGCCTCCATGTATAGCGTGTCATTTCTGtgtaactaatgtaaacaaacaatgtAATCATTGGCCTCCATGTATAGTGTGTCATTTCTGtgtaactaatgtaaacaaacaatgtAATCATAGGCCTCCATGTATAGTGTGTCATTTCTGtgtaactaatgtaaacaaacaatgtAATCATAGGCCTCCATGTATAGTGTGTCATTTCTGtataactaatgtaaacaaacaatgtTATCATAGGCCTCCATGTATAGCGTGTTGTCTCTGTGTAActaatttaaacaaacaatgtAATCATAGGCCTCCATGTATAGTGTGTCATTTCTGtgtaactaatgtaaacaaacaatgtTATCATAGGCCTCCATGTATAGCGTGTTGTCTCTGtgtaactaatgtaaacaaacaatgtTATCATAGGCCTCCATGTATAGCGTGTTGTCTCTGtgtaactaatgtaaacaaacaatgtTATCATAGGCCTCCATGTATAGCGTGTTGTCTCTGtgtaactaatgtaaacaaacaa is drawn from Crassostrea angulata isolate pt1a10 chromosome 5, ASM2561291v2, whole genome shotgun sequence and contains these coding sequences:
- the LOC128184667 gene encoding exportin-4-like isoform X2, whose protein sequence is MAEKILQDLERASQLVLAPPDVVTSEQRHAAEAVILEFRKTKLPYNLCKFILENSKCDYVLFQAATTIKESVVREWTLLETSDIESLRSFLLRFITQHITLKSYVREQILQTVAVILKRGEVDVKGASRDNMFQDVTNLVSSGNVTMQLVACSMLTALLNEFSSSSRTSNMGFTWEFHSKCKKAFEENDLKRVFLFALQVLYEIERQPSPLSRETTAVLNRLLSITESVLCWEFTPKLSYRRHVGTFEMNENVSLKPDESWRPTLLDTNMLQLFFNIHKKVRHNSDMSHHSITCISQLASLNGIVFPDDKARLEYLNAFIRGFLELLTNIDLQDYENLGVASTFKNLILMFPVSLLEALPRELLTLFINHMTRLTCDIGKNAAMEEALHRDDTLYMEAYEKMLDTWMDLVTNMKDLPVEVLFPQSQEVFNTYVQCHISAPEGTRIQNGMDAYTDTDEVDEIEEDDRDRFADQLCSIGILGRLAPEHCVPLLAKILENRVSRLQGHLQRLQQQTSANQNCQLDTTHLNSLYEDLHWLVLITTHVLTEECEGETPMIPSDIMDYSISQTKKTDLSTTLKVLASPSQSVESIPGSDHSTDPVIRLISAVFRLCEVEKQAISAKLSEALSPQVGSSVMCFLWRWCRAYLLPDETYYTNISPAISASFGRDTDGAQWTVSFLLDKIISNLALWTSEISLLEDTLQLLVSLVDQRPKAIFLTKSDLLWNIAKQESNHQPPLSLLPSKPRRSLLKALVLAGSGVEDNLKENYWNCVLKSLHDRFHHIVSQENFPRVAQLVGIKTALITILESLCGVAEGTRIDNLQRLFSFFLPILQDCVRLLDVYHNCEDVVPLIIELINEVVQKQLCYLGEANSRKLYELCLSAIQMYSKHNLGRRTVGDDEEEERYNDILLMMELLTNLLSKDFMDFSDPAEEVFPENGGQVSASDVVLFGLNTIIPLMNEELLTFPTLCAQYFKLVTFLAEIHAEKFSSLPENLLNSLMASVELGLSRFGTDISRMSLEIITSLASHVFQSNQSGTILHSHMANFLKQVFNMLLLETFNMELLEVSSAALFCLICCHQDGYRDLVNQLLQHQTDPMYRQRLLEAFNNLTPPSLNMAINRVSKIAFMNNFGNFLINVRGFLCVK
- the LOC128184667 gene encoding exportin-4-like isoform X1, with the protein product MAEKILQDLERASQLVLAPPDVVTSEQRHAAEAVILEFRKTKLPYNLCKFILENSKCDYVLFQAATTIKESVVREWTLLETSDIESLRSFLLRFITQHITLKSYVREQILQTVAVILKRGEVDVKGASRDNMFQDVTNLVSSGNVTMQLVACSMLTALLNEFSSSSRTSNMGFTWEFHSKCKKAFEENDLKRVFLFALQVLYEIERQPSPLSRETTAVLNRLLSITESVLCWEFTPKLSYRRHVGTFEMNENVSLKPDESWRPTLLDTNMLQLFFNIHKKVRHNSDMSHHSITCISQLASLNGIVFPDDKARLEYLNAFIRGFLELLTNIDLQDYENLGVASTFKNLILMFPVSLLEALPRELLTLFINHMTRLTCDIGKNAAMEEALHRDDTLYMEAYEKMLDTWMDLVTNMKDLPVEVLFPQSQEVFNTYVQCHISAPEGTRIQNGMDAYTDTDEVDEIEEDDRDRFADQLCSIGILGRLAPEHCVPLLAKILENRVSRLQGHLQRLQQQTSANQNCQLDTTHLNSLYEDLHWLVLITTHVLTEECEGETPMIPSDIMDYSISQTKKTDLSTTLKVLASPSQSVESIPGSDHSTDPVIRLISAVFRLCEVEKQAISAKLSEALSPQVGSSVMCFLWRWCRAYLLPDETYYTNISPAISASFGRDTDGAQWTVSFLLDKIISNLALWTSEISLLEDTLQLLVSLVDQRPKAIFLTKSDLLWNIAKQESNHQPPLSLLPSKPRRSLLKALVLAGSGVEDNLKENYWNCVLKSLHDRFHHIVSQENFPRVAQLVGIKTALITILESLCGVAEGTRIDNLQRLFSFFLPILQDCVRLLDVYHNCEDVVPLIIELINEVVQKQLCYLGEANSRKLYELCLSAIQMYSKHNLGRRTVGDDEEEERYNDILLMMELLTNLLSKDFMDFSDPAEEVFPENGGQVSASDVVLFGLNTIIPLMNEELLTFPTLCAQYFKLVTFLAEIHAEKFSSLPENLLNSLMASVELGLSRFGTDISRMSLEIITSLASHVFQSNQSGTILHSHMANFLKQVFNMLLLETFNMELLEVSSAALFCLICCHQDGYRDLVNQLLQHQTDPMYRQRLLEAFNNLTPPSLNMAINRVSKIAFMNNFGNFLINVRGFLCVK